ATCCAGCCACCCGGAGCTTCTCTGTTATGTTTCCAGCTGAGAACATGCATTTGGTGACATCAAACTCATACCTGAAACAAAGGTGAACACATTTTAAACTCAGACATGTTTTAGTATGTATTCATTCATGTGCCCATTCAATAATCAAATTAAGAGCAAATAAATTACTCTGATTGATTAGGACTGAGACTTACCTAATCTTATTGTCCACATGTTTGACCCAGCAGTGCTGTCCTAACAGAATCGTCACCACGGGAGACCTAAATCCATCCTTGGATATTCGACTCATCTTTGCCAGGCGCTTTGCCCCAAGTCCTTTGGCCACAGCAATCCATAGCTGTTTATCTAGAAATGTAAAAGCAATCAGTGAATTACTTTGTACACCCAGTACTAAAGAAAACTGTGGCTAGGTTTGGGAACAATACCCATTTTCTTCCATAGTGGCAGGGTGAAACAGTTGTCTCCCAGCAGGACTAGGTCTCCATGCCTCTGGAAGCTGCGAGGGAGGTCCTCCCTCAACTCCTCTGTCCATCTTTCACCATGAGATTCCAACAGCTCCAGGAGGATTTTCTCTAGTTTATTAGCACTCgtccttcctctctccttctttgaCTGCAAATGAGACTGTGGTGAAAACAGGACAGATAACAGGATATGCATACAAGTAGTTTAAAGCTGCTGTGAAACTCAGCTTTATTTACCTGGCTCCAAACTATTTCACAATCACTGTCTGAAGCCACCATTGTTCTGAGAGATTGCAGATCAAGTTGTGACACACATGATGGTAAAATGGGCAAGAGGACTGTCCCAGTCCCGCCTGAGTCTTTCAGTAAACACAAACTCAGGTCCAGAGCCCCTTTGGACTGTAGACACTTCCTGTAAGTTAAGACATGCAAAAGGGTCATCAGAATTAGTACAGAGAGGCATATTTGACCGTCTGTCCATTGCTCTTAGTTCCCATCAGTGTCTACGGTTCCCATGCTAACTGCTAGCTAACTTAGCTTAAGAAGCTATTCACTCACTGAAAGGCTGATTACCTTAACTGCTGTGCATGGCACTGCGACACACGAAGGCAAGGCACACCGTCCATCTATacgcaaacaaacaaagacactgtatttgtgttttacagTTCAAGAGTATTTATTTAGCGTAAAACGAAAAGTACAGATAACCAGTAGCTGctccacaataacacacacgGGGAATGTTGCCAGTCGGATTATTATGCAGGACGGACGTTTCAAAATTCAAAACTTTATTGTAAAGACAAACTGCTGCGGCTTAAAATAAACCTCCACGGTAAAATCTTTTCTTACGCTGAAGAAAGGACATTTCTTAGTAAAAGGGTGATGGCTACACCTTTATTCATGTTAAACGTCTGTTAGAGAACGTCAGCTCTTGTTAAATTACAAGAAGGGATAAATCAATTTCAACAACTAGCTCTTTAATGTCTGTAGATGGAGACAAACTCAGGGAGATGAGTTATGCTTTATTGCTGTTCTAAAGTAACATTAATGTAGGCGACACTAAAGGTCATCCACGGCcatatatatagtataatacagtataatCATATGGGTTGTATCAGTGAGTTAAAATGGCCTATGAGTCTAATACAGTGAAAGATCCAACAAATTCATACAAAGGTACACGAAAACGTTTTGAATTAGTCTTGAACGGGaagaaaaatacaattataAATGTCACAGTAGCCAACATTAATCATAAAGATGAAGaagtttttattgtatttatttattttgtacatatGTCAAGATTTGCTACTATTATATAAAAACTGTTTGTCCCAAATCAATATGCTGTTCCCCTTTTTGTTATggtattgcacttccataagATTGGAGGACTTGTGGGGAAAGACATACAAAGTCTACATTGATGCAACAGATGCCAAGATTTCCTGACTTTTTGTCTCTATGAGTCTATGACTCCAAAAAATGCTGTATCCTACTATAACGTTAATTCACCTAGATAGATGTTTAGCCTTTACAATTTTCATAGTTAGAACAGTAAAAATGTAgtggaaataaaatacacacagttcaGTATGATCATAATTTCCACAGTGCTGCcttcactgtaaataaaatagattTCAGGATATTTCAagtaatttttttcaatgtttAGGTGGTTtcataataatacaaatgtattttgacATCCTTTCTAAAGTTTTGTCTCAGTATTGCCTATTTTATTGGTCTTCTTATTGGtcttcatattttattaattgattgattcCTGAATTACATTAACGTCCTTGTCCTGGAATATGTCCTTGTTTGTATTGTAGAGATGGTACTAGCTAATGATGCTGCACATTAGATCAGTCATACAATCGTTAAGCTTTCTGCTGTCAGTAAGATCAAACAACCTCATCCtccttatatttatattatctcTCCTTATATAATGAAAAGTGGCACCAGAATTTGAATTCTGACTGGCCGTCCGCAGTCATACATTTGAACCTGAGTTGGCAGGTTGGTCAAAGCAAGTATTTATAATGTCCTCCTCTGGAGTAGACATAAAACAGCAGGAATCCTGACTGATGGAGACGCACAGTAGCTTTTGGTCTATGACTTCTGCACAGACTGAGAGTGAAGGATGTTTGGTTCACTCTCTGGGTCTTTTATAGTCCAGCCCTCCCCTGTGTGTCTGATAAAGTGCCATCTCCTTGCCTCTGTGGAGCAACAAGTAGGCCAAAATGGCCAATACTGAACCATCACTTTTTCTTTACCCAAGGAGACTTAGCATGTGTTATTATGTAGCTTGTATTTGGCCAGTGTAAATGTCACTATTATCACCAGCCATGAACACATCACTACATACTTTAAATTATAAGCTCATGCTGAGTTTACAGTTACTATTACAAAAGTCAGAAAGGCTAAGGCTGAGATAAATACAAGGCTTCTGAAAGAGACACAACACACAGGATTTAGGCCAAACATATTTTAACCCAAGACCTGAGCTTGTTGCAACATGCATCATAATGTTCGTAAAGATTTGAGCTAGGTAGTATTACATTTATGTGAGTTGCACATCTTTTGTCataattttgtcatttgtattaattaattaatttctgcttttcatttttGCAGATTATTGACCATGAACACAATATAGCGTCCAGCATGttatcagaaaataaaaaaaattaaaagaaatctgCAATTTGCAttcaaagggggaaaaaaatgacacattatCGTTTCAATTGAGAGGTGAGAATTTGAATCtgtggtgttttattttcaccttttaacaatgattattattattattattattatactatttaTCCCTGGGGGCTAATTCACATGTCACAGCAGCAGTAGGCTACATGAACAAAGACTTctgaaaaaaagtcaaatgcAGGTACTACCCATAGGTAGGCCTactaacaaattaattaatactAATTACGTTAAAACGTTAAGAAGAGGAATTGCACTACCTTACTATGTTTTCAGAATAGGctattggttttgtttttttttattctgacatGGAACAACATTAACACAACACATTTCTAAATAATTATAcaacaccaaacaacaaaaaacactattcaAAATAAAGAATATGGATTTAATAAAGTAGAATATTAGATATGAAGTACAATTAATCAATAAACTACAAATAGCATGAAACCATAGCATGAAACACATAAAATATGCACACAGTATATAGGCTACATAGCCTATATAAATTGGAGCTTAAAATACTCAAAGTGAACATATCTTCTGTCCATAGTGTTCCTAGTAGGCTATTCTATAACATGATTGACTCTGAGGACTTCTGCAgcgttttcctctgctctctggagCCATTGAACTACACATGGAGCAGCACCTGAGGGATTAATGCATCTGGTGTCTATAACCAATTACCTTCATTAATGCACTTCTCACCTTCCTCTCTTGGTCGATACTACAGGAGAGCGATTTAGCATATGAATGTGATCTAAATAGGACCTCCATCTGTGTCCTTTGTTCCTTGTTGTTTTACCTGTCCTGCCCCTTTAAGATTAGACATTTCAATCTAGGCGTGTTTCCTGCTGCCATTGAGTAAAACCGAGAGCTGGCATCCTGCGGGGAATAAGCACATCGGACAGCTTTGCATGTTTGCGTCCATGCAGGTGATAATTTCCTATTAATGATCTCTGTTTTTCGTCTTCATTTTTTTGCTCTTTACATGAAGGCCTGCTGACCATGTCCAGCAGCTTGGGCATAGTATAACGTCAGTGAACGCGGAGCAGCTCGCGTGTGCGATCATTTATGATTTATCGTGATGATATGAATTTCAATGGGTCAAGGTCCGCTCTCCCGATGCAACAGCCACGGCTTGGTTTTCTAGCTTCTGGTGGGGAACATCTGCCGCAAGCATTTGGATAAATTTCTAATAATTTCCAATACTGATTGGGCGTTGAGAGGATTGAGATTGCTTGAGCAGCAGCGTGGGAGCCTCACTGTGGGAATGACATGCTGCAGTAGCCTAAAGACGGGAAACTGGATACAATATGGATTAGAAAACACTGATGATGTGACTGCGACATTGCTTCTTAGTCGTCGCCTTGTGCAAAAATCTTTAATATTACCGAGTAAGTGGTTTGTCTTTTTGCAATTGGActgtgtgtcacattgaacaGTGTAGGAGCTCTCCAAAGCTACCAGCTTATTGTTTTACAGTAGAACAGCTGACATTAACTCAAAGAAGGACTGAGGACCCATCTGACAAGAGGACACCATGTCGGCGGTGATGATAACACGAAAGGTGCGAAAATGGGAGAAGCTCCCGGGTAAGAACACTTTCTGCTGTGACGGACGGGTGATGATGGCCCGGCAGAAAGGAGTCTTCTACCTGACCCTGTTCCTCATCGTCGGGACCTGCGCTCTCTTCTTTGCTTTTGAGTAAGTCAGTTCCTCTCTCCGGGCTCCTATTGAGCTTTAGGTATCTTGTGCTTATTCCCAATGCCCAGTTTCCTAATATTTATATAAGCGGCTGTCAGTAGGATGTAAAGTGAGTAACCTTATACAACATAAGCCAACTTTAGAGCTGCGctgattagtcgattaatcgtgATCGATTTTTGAGAAAGAATGTACAATGCTTATTAAAAGTGAGTATTTTCTGGTTATCTTACATCATTGTAAACCAAATGTCTTTGAGTGTTAGGATATGTCACCATTGGCTCTGGGATTTTAATAAATAGTTGTTGCCTGTTACACTTTCCCAGAACTCAAGGTGATGCATTGGAATTTTATCCAACCAACTATCCAAAGCCCAAATGTATTCCGGTTACTACCACATAGTGTGTTAATACATCTACaatactgcatctgttcttttatattCCTTGTGCTTCTATGTTGACCTAAATTTCCCCTatgggggattaataaagtaatatCTTATCTTTATATAGGACAAAGACAATAgtaaaatcctcacatttgagaagcttgaacCAGCAAATATTTGGCAGCCTATTTTTGCATCacaaattattcatttattgtaataatattGCTAGTAGTCTCAGCATGTGTGCAATAGTTTTTTTGGGGGGTATTGATACTTGAAGGTAATGTGATTGTTTGGATCAGTTTTTTCTTATTGCTTTCTCACTGTAAGCTGATCACAACCTCCTGTATGGCCTTGATTTGTAACAACCAAGAATTTCTGTTTTGATAAGCACCTATAGATACACTGTGGATCCGATGTTTTGTTGCTCAAAATGCAGTCCCTGACAGGGAAGGTTTATGACTGACCACATACTGAGGTGTTACATATTTAATAACCCCATAGCTGTCCAGCTTTTCCTCTGGTCTAAGAAAGGAAAGCTGCCTTTTTGCTGTTGTGTCAGCAGTTCTGTCTCAACCCACTACTCGCACAACCCATCGGACTCATTAGCACTGCAAACACTGCAGGTCGGTTCGGATGCAGCATGTGATCCCAGATCCTGTCAGATAAGGCTGCGCAGAGGAtagtttttaaaatgagtttGAATGATGATCATAATGCAGCGCTGGTCCTCATTTAGATTGCactcattttctgtctttgtcccaCTTGTTTCCTCttacttctctctctccttgccCGACAAATCAGGCACAATGATTTGGCACAATATCCTGCTCTGTAACACAGTAACCCCTCTTGACTGTGGGTGTGCATGCAGCTACTAGGCCAAATGGATTTAAAGCATAGCAAAATGAGAAGTAGCTGCTCTCACATAGTGCCAGGCCCTTCCCATCTCTATCTGCTCTGCACTTTAATGGCCTCCTGCTTTCCTTGGAGTCTGGACAGAAGGAGCTGTTGTCCGGctcagagaaaagagagagagagagatgatacTGCTCACATTGAACATCCAGAGCCCAGAGGAGGCACTGCGGTGACTAATGGCTGGAGGGTAGTCAGCATACTACGTTCATATTACAGTGGAACATAATTTTCTCTCATGGGGGGTTGGATATTAACGTGGAGATAGGACCCAGACAACATAGGGGTAATTTTCAAACTCGCCATTGCACGGCATGTTGATACATATCAGTGTAATAGCCTTCTCCAGAAAGGCTCTGAGGTTTAATGCATTCACATAGGCTACTGCTCATTTGCACCTACCTTTTAACAGAAGCATTAAAACAAGAAGGCCAGTCTTTCTTGGTAGGAGCCTGTATTAGGGCCACAACTAACAATCATTTTTATAGTCGTTTTTTtctataaatgtcagaaaatagtgaaaaaaaattaatatttttcagACCCTAAGATGACTCCTTCAGATTGCTTGTTTAGTCTGAgcaacagtctaaaacccaaagatattcaagtTACAATCATCTCTGAGAAagagaagcagcaaatcctcacatttgagaaaacGTAGCAGTGAAtgtggatggcaatgttggtctgtcGGCCAGTCTACCACTTTGATCAAGAATTAAGTATCTTAACTACTGTAAAAGGGATAgctatgaaatttggtacagatatttatgcCTCCTTTAGAGTTACTTGTAATCACTTTGGCAATCCACTGAATTTTCAACTGGCGCCACCATCAGATCAAAATTGTTACTGTCCAGTACTCGGTTTATAATTAAATACAATCAAATGAAAATCTTGTCAGCTTCAGATGTGCTTTTGTGAGTGCCAATTagctgatgttagcatgctaacacactaaaagATGTTGAACACTGTAATCATTATAgctgcttaacatcagcatgttagcattgttattgtgagcatgttagcacgcTGACGTTAGCATTGAGCTCAAAGCAAGGGTGTGtccaagtacagcctcacagagcctgGCTGTatactcttagtcttgttagtTGGCTGCTTGCGGCAGCTAAAAAAGAGTGTATTATTTCACTCATCTCTGGCacaattaatcagttatcaaGATAGTagcagattattttttttgacaattaattaactaatcaataaattgactaattgtttcatcTCTAAAATGATTTATATCGTCACTGTTCCATGCCATGCAGTGGCCATAATTTTCAGAAACTTGCTCTGTAAAAGGCTTGGCATTGATTAAAAACTGTATAACAGTCTTCTGCAAAGACAAAATATGCACAACGCAGCGCCATTATAATCAAATTTTAAGAAACAAGCTCTTCGTGTAGGCATATCTTTGGCTAGTTCATCATTCTGTTATCACGTACATTGTCTTTGTTGCATAGTTTCCTTGTTTTGGAGGGTTCAATTCCTCAAATGTTGGCTTGAGGTCGAGCTGTGAGCTGCACCGAGGCAGTGATGGGAGAACACAGAGGGCAGTGGCCTGGCTCATGTCCAACACCAGCCGAGCAGACATCTTACTTTTATCACCAGCCATCGGCACCCTTTGCAGGGAGACGTCTCTGTGCTTTAATTTGTGCTAAATTGCGGAAACGAGCATCcgaaaacacaaatgtaaaagtcCCATTAGGAACATCTAAACAAATTATTCTCTGAAGAGGTGGGCTCTGCCTGTTTTTTCCTTTACAGGCGGAATCAATTTGAGGACTGCATGTCCttatcttgttgtttttgtgcctatTTTAATGTCAAGCGatctcatttttaaatgtgattttatatatttacgTTTTAGCTGTGATGTATAAAAGGCTTTTTGGTAGTCCTTTGCCTAACATTTACATATCTGCAAATGGCTTCCTCACAGTTGGATGTTCACTGGTTTGGTTCCCgtttgtgttaatgtgtatgtggtgtgtgtgcattggTGGATAGCCACCAATGGAGAATGGATGAATGAACAAGAAACTGGAACACAAGGACAGTGTGTCATCTGTCCTGCCACCCCAGGACGCTGCGCTACGAGGCCAGAGAagcatatg
This portion of the Micropterus dolomieu isolate WLL.071019.BEF.003 ecotype Adirondacks linkage group LG19, ASM2129224v1, whole genome shotgun sequence genome encodes:
- the trmt12 gene encoding tRNA wybutosine-synthesizing protein 2 homolog codes for the protein MEVLFRSHSYAKSLSCSIDQERKMDGVPCLRVSQCHAQQLRKCLQSKGALDLSLCLLKDSGGTGTVLLPILPSCVSQLDLQSLRTMVASDSDCEIVWSQSHLQSKKERGRTSANKLEKILLELLESHGERWTEELREDLPRSFQRHGDLVLLGDNCFTLPLWKKMDKQLWIAVAKGLGAKRLAKMSRISKDGFRSPVVTILLGQHCWVKHVDNKIRYEFDVTKCMFSAGNITEKLRVAGFDCRGETVVDLYAGIGYFTLPYLVYAGASHVHACEWNPDAVEALQKNLVANRVSDRCTVHQGDNRQLQLCDIADRVNLGLIPSSEDGWPVACRLLKRTTGGILHIHQNVTSPLPNTAAVSAVDDTTERVSGKKVDRDVWQAWAADTANQIACLLKDITGAPWITNIQHIEHVKSYAPHVHHIVLDLECRPS